The Dermacentor silvarum isolate Dsil-2018 chromosome 3, BIME_Dsil_1.4, whole genome shotgun sequence region CTTCACGCAATCGTCTGCCGTCATTGATAATTACGCATAACAGTACCGATCTTTTCGTTTAAATGCGTTTTTCTCAAGAATATCACTCACGTTAACTGTACGCTTTCCCCTTGCGTCAGAATTTGAACGCCAGGTGGCCAAATATGTTTAGGCATGTGCGTGTTCATATCGCATGGATTGGTGCACAGAAGCAGCAGTATTCGAAGACCTCAGGTTAGACAGATTTGCGTGCTGCGAGGAATTGTAACACATCTATGCCGCGCCCAGCTCGTGCCAGCGTTTTCGCACTCGTAGTAGCCATTACCAGTACCAGTACCAGTACCTCTCGGTGCGGGGTTTCAGCAGCGAAGCGCCGCGTCCCTCACATCGCGGAAACATGCCTCTGCGTCTTATTTGACAAAACGCCAGCCGAGGACCTCCTGTTCAACGCTAATCGCACTGAAGCAAGTAGGGCCCGAATACGCGCCAGAACCACTCCGTCGTCTATAGACGCAGGAACAAATGTGCTGCTGCGTGAGCGGAGCAGCACAGTGCAGCTTAACGCGAAGGGGGATGGAGGGCTCCCAGACGTGGTGGTGTGGAAACTTAATCTAGAATGCTGACAAAGCCCTGCAGTTCAAAATCTCGAAGCGATATGCACATCGTGCCAACCGTGAGCGTGGGCTCAGTACAAGAACGCGAGGCAGACGCGTGGCGACAACACCGACAAGTCTTGGTGTAGTTTTAGTCATTGCTTCTCGAGGTGATCGAGTCCTTTCGTCCATGTGCGTCAGCAGCTTATGTTTACTGCAATACATACTGCCACTAAATCTACGAGCCTTACATTGTGTAATATTCTAACTTGTTGCAATGGCATTCATTGTTCCGCCCTTATGACGTAAGTGCgattctttacagcgaagctgttttggCTGGGATctcgaaaaaaaatgtttccgagAAATTGACAAAAGCAAATCATCATATGGGCCAATCCCGGTGAtcgtgaagaaagggtccaagctcaatggcaaatACCCTTGTGGGCGcggggacctgtaacgtgcccttgaactacccttgtcagtGAATGGACACACAGGATTGACGTGCAACAAGAGCGTCGTGTCACGCGCCGCTGGAGCCGCCATCTACGCACAGACCGATTGCATTAGTGCCACCCCGTACGATATGCCAGTCGTAAATGACGCCACCGTCTCGAATTGTGCAAACGTTTGTGCGGTTAGGCAACAAGATGGCACAGTAGTTGCTGCGGCAGTATACGTCCCTCGCGCAGCTTCAAAGAGAGTGAGATCGATGTCTTTCTGACTGACGTGTTCGCCCCCCTTGGGTGTCTCTCGACAACAACATATCCATCGTTGTCGTGGCGACTTTAACGTTGACATCAGCAGACCCGACGGAAGGTGGAGCTCGTCCTTGATGTTGAAACGTTCCGGTTTAAAGTGTTGCAGTGAAGTGAATGTGCCAACAACACGCAACAGATCGTGCACTGACCTCACAATATAGCAATAATGTGTCTAGAATCAATGCGCAACCAATTGCAGTTTACCATGTAGCCACCATAAGGCAATGATCAATATGGTGACGAAGCGGATGAAAGTAAAGAAAGAATCCAAAAGTAAACAACGAAGTATGNNNNNNNNNNNNNNNNNNNNNNNNNNNNNNNNNNNNNNNNNNNNNNNNNNNNNNNNNNNNNNNNNNNNNNNNNNNNNNNNNNNNNNNNNNNNNNNNNNNNCGCAGGCGTccgtgtcagtatcagacgtagaggtggggtcttcgactgggtagcgagagagtaacctgcgtcctggtgttggcgtcccaaCTTGTTACATCACTGTTGTAGGGATATTCGTGTAGTCTGACGACCCAATGGACCGAGtgggccagtaggatccttgagcgacgaaagccaacagagcgcatgatggtctctGATCATTGAGACgagcttgccatataaatatgagCGGAACATTGAAACATTCCAGACGAGAGCAACAaactcgcgctcggtaatcgaatagttgcgctctacAGTTGTcgggagccggctagcgtaggcatAACACGGTCGTGTCCATGGTGGCATTGCGCTAAGGTGGCTCTGATCCGATAaacactggcatcggttcggacctctgtaggtgtgGAGAGTCAAAATGGGCCAGGACAggtggattggtgagaatcgTGGTAAGGCATGAAACACGGCAGCTTGAGCGGGAATCCAACGTAAAAGGCAAGTCtgtcttcagaagttcagtgagcggtcaagcgattgctgcgaaatctttcacgaaactgtctgaaataagagcagagctcCACAAAACTCTGGACGTCTATGACAGACTGAtgtacaggaaaagccgttactgctccaaccttctccgggtcggatTGCCgtaagcatcgacgagatggcctagcagagtaatctgtcggcgcccgaagtggcacttcgacgAGTTGAATttgagcccagccttgcggaagatgACAAGGATaactgcgacgcgctcaaggtgcgtctcaaatttaggagaaaacacaaggccGTCGTGGAGGGGTAACAAAGGCGAGTTGGTCATTTGAAACTTTGAAACAGAGATTCCATTATCCGTTCGAACGTGTCGGgggcattgcataggccaaactGCATAATCTTGAATTAGTAGAGGCCacctggagtgacgaaagcggtatTTTTTTGTTCTCGATCATCTatggaaatctgccaataaccagatcgaaggacTATGGCCGAAAGTATTTGGCACCATGAAGTAATCAAGAAAGTCGTCGATTCATGGTAaaggataaacgtcctttttagtgatgcggtttaggtggcggtaatcaacgcagaagtgccacgtcccatctttctttttaacgagcacgaccggcgatgCCCAAGGGCTTGACGAGGGCTCCAGAATGCCTTTGGTGCGCATCTTGTTttcttcctgctgaataacttgccgctctgccatGGACACGCGATACGGACGGTGGTGAATctgaacagcatcaccagtgtttatccgatacTTAACAAGGGATGTCTGACCCCGtggtcgattgtcagtgtcaaatatgtcgtggtaggaaagcaaaaggtaatatagggcggctgcttgagCAGGTGTGAGGTTCGCAGCGACCATGAGACGTAATGCGCCATCGAGGTTCGTGGCCTCCTGCGGGTAAActggaggatctggagacgcgtcggctgcaaaagcagtgacgtcgtcgtctgtcactgaccgaagcgtggccaccgctatgccttcaggtaacagtTGCTAcatcaagccaaaattgataacggggaggcacatccgattagcggcaagggttacgatggagtgtggcacagagacctCGTGCAAGGAGGTCATCAAGAATAGGTCcgaacgacatagtcgccatcaggcacggctgccgttgaggccaatttaacgaaggttagggcttttggaagTAAGCGAACAAATGCTGCAGTGCAAAGGGTGTTCGGTTGTTTGGGGCGAACGTCTGAATGAAGAGGAAGTTCGAGGTAAAGCGTACCGGCGGAATTGATGAGAGCAGATGATGTGTCGTCAGAAAGtagagcccgaagattaggtcgtgagggcgcGGTGAAGTGGACTGGAACTTGGTGGCCAGCAATTCCTATGCAAGCAGTGCACATACCCCTGACGGCCACAGTAGTGCCATTGgtgacgcgtacggctcgagtgatggcgggcgtaagaacttttttgaggcgacgacataggttagcgctcgtTATGCACACTTGGGCTCCATTATCAACCAATGCCGTCAACGaaacaccatctacgtctacttcaattaggttcgtgttcgtgaggagcgtcaacggaggatttggacaggacgaacgtgatgcagcattACCTCCAAGAGCTActtggcctagttttccgtccggcgggttggcgaggaaaagcggcgaggttggggtgacggggagcgacggtgttgaggcgacggcgatcgcacgGACGAGcagctgtcaggggcatcagaagtagggtacagaCGGCGAGCTGAATAACGGaaagcgtcggcgtatgggcgaggagccgggaatgagctccagtatggCAGCATCCAGAGGTGGCGGCAGTGGTGAAATACATGATTAACTCGGTGGCAGTGGAAACATATCGGCTTGTCGTATAGGGCTCACCATTcggcaggattgcgtggtctgggagcgaaatactggtcattgcaGGTCGCGGCGATTGGAACAGGTCCAGAagcaggtcgggagacagagcaggcggtagggatgccaaggtttgcaatttgtCGCAAAACTGCTTTAATAACTGAAATTGTTGCGGGCGCTTGATCAAAGGTACCCTCAAGTGGTCGTGCGTAAAGTGGTGCCGGATTCGGCCGCTTCAAGCTCTCGGCGAACGATACGTGTGTGTCGGTCTCTTGAAATAGTGGTGTGGCGGTAAGATCAAAGCAAGAGGACGTGACAGGTGTGTTTGGTAGCCAgaaaaactgtgggacgacgcggaggcttttggctacctcgaagcgtcggcattctttgacgatggcttcgacatgcagtagaaacgtcgttatagacgagcaaattgaaggtgTCGTCCGCAATTACATTTAGTATATGGCCCACCTTGTGAACTTCGgtcatgttctcgtcgactttccggcaaagtgcgagcacttcctgtatgtaggagacatgcGATTCGGTTGACGACTGTCCACGGGTGGCAAGCTCATTGCGCGCAGCCTGTTGgagacctgacgggttgccaaatatgtcgcgaagcctctctttgaaaatgtcccagaTGGAGAGCTCGGCCTCATGGATGTGAAACAAGACATGCGATGTTCCGatcagataaaagatcacatcgCCAAGCATTGTGGTAGGGTCCTAGTGGTGGCTTTGGCTAACaggctcatacatgctgagccagtcgttgACGTCAACGCGATTTTGGGCGGAGAATCGCGGTTCACGGAGACGGGAAATCGTAACGTACATTGTGGTTGGCACCGCAGGCGTAGGTGGTGATGGGGtggttccatcggaagccatggcgcAGAAGACGACTGTGGggccgcttcgaagttccgtggcgaggactgggaacgttccacctccaccacaatgctACGCGAAGGAAGAGTCATTTAAACGAGAGACTATTTACAGATTttatttacagcagcggttgcagcaatgaccggttggattcacagcgcgagcccagttcggtCTTCCCcctctttgctcgagtgatggcgaCCGCGCGCCTTGTTCAAGCGACCAAATagaacacgcgtgtagcaatatgaagGTGTTTAGACGAGTGGCATATTAAACCCATTGCCTCTGATGGGTGACAAGGACAGCGCAAGGGCCCAGGGGCAAAAAAGCGGCAACTATAACACTGCGCTCACGCCGCGGTACTGTTGTTGTTGTATCGGACATGCGCTGTCTGCGCTACCTTATCAGGGCAGCACTGATATCGCACGTGCGTTTGCCTATATAACAGCGTACCAATAAACCCTCGACTGTTTCTTGTTCCTGCCATCGTGTAGTTGCCTCGATCTTTACCAGACACACGTCGCGCAcgttacatggtgtcagaagtggtcaCTTCGGGTCGAAGCGTGGATACGGCGGAGCCCCAACGATGGAACTACTGAAGGCACCGCCACCCTTGCAACTGACCGGTAATCTCTCTGAGCAATGGAAGCGCTTCAAACAGAAGTTTGACCTGTTCatagtggcaaccacgacgaagGAGCAACCCCGCACTGAAGCTGCAAAAGCGGCGCTCCTTTTGAGTGTGGCTGGTGACGAAGCACTTGACGTGTTCAACACGTTCAAGTTTGAAGCACAAGAATCCAAGGAAGACTACTCAACAATCGTTCAAAAGTTCGAGTCTTACTGCTCTGAGGTAAGCAATGAAGTGCATGAACGATATCTGTTTCGATCAAGGAAGCAGGCAGATGGGGAACCGTTCGAAAAATTTCTTCGAGACCTAAAAAAGCAAGCTGCGCAGTGCAATTTTGGAGAACAGCGTGATTCAATGATCCGGGATCAAATAGTGTTCGGCACGAATAACTCAAAGTTGCGCGAAAAAATGCTTCGCGAACAACAGTTGACGTTAGTGAAAGCGGAAGAATTTTGCAAGGTTGCCGAATCTGTGGCGCAACGAAACGAGGTCTGGAGGGCCACGGACAGCCACATTGACGCTATTGCGGGGCCCGCAAATGTACCGAAAAGCAGAAACGCCCAAGATGGCAACAAGCAGTACCGCTGCACAAAGTGCGACCGGCGGCACCGACCGCGGCAGTGTCCTGCATACGGAAAGAAATGTAACATATGCCACTTGCCCAATCATTTCGCGGTGTGCTGTCGAGAAACTTCCAAAATTGCCGAAGTCAGCAAAGACGACTTTGACGATAACTTCGACATCCTAGAAGTTGGTGTTGGGAACAGAAATGTCAAGGACTGGCTAGTGGAAGCTGAGGTCAAGGGCAAGAAGCTCTCCTTCAAGGTAGACACCGGGTCACAGGCCAGCTTGCTGCCGTTTTCGGCGTACCGGAAAATGCGTGCGGCGGGACCATTGACTGCTGCCACCTCGGTACTACGGGCCTACAACGGAGGCGTCATAACACACTTCGGAACAACGTCGCAGGAGGTGACGGTAGGAAATACTTCCGCCACAGTCCAGTTCTTTGTCGTCAAACACGGCAGTCAAGCCATACTAGGACTGGAAGCGAGTGAAGCCTTAGGCCTTTTTCAACGCACAGTGGCCACTGTAAGCGCCTCAACAGACTACGAAGCAGTGACGCACTTCCAGCACCTCTTCCAGGGATTAGGCTGCTTGAAGCAACCATACAGCATGGTCCTGCAACCAACAGCGGTTCCTGTCGTTCAACCAGCGCGGCGTATTCCACTGTCCCTGCGGGGCCCTGTTCAGGAAGAGCTGCGAAGACTGGAGCGCGAGGCCATCATCGTAAAAGAGAACGACCCCACGGACTGGGTAAGCCCTTTGGTTACcgtcaagaaaaaggacggcaGAATTAGAATTTGCATGGACCCCCGCAAAATTAATGAGCACATAAAAAGAGAACACTTCCAGCTCCCAAGGCGCGAGGATATGGAAGGGGAATTGGCCGGCGCAACTATATTTAGTTGCTTGGACGCAAACTCCGGCTTCCACCAGATCGCACTTGACGAGCAGACGTCGAAAATATGCACTTTTGCTACCCCTTTTGGCAGGTACCGTTACCTCCGATTGCCCTTCGGCATCGCCTCAGCGCCTGAAATTTTTCAAAGGACGATGACTCAAGTATTTGAGGGCCTTCCTGGTGTACATGTGTACATTGACGATATTTTGGTATGGGGAGCAAACAAACAGGAGCATGACCAGAGACTGATTGCGGTCATGAAAGCGGCCGAAAAAGCCGGCTTAACGTTCAACGCAAAAAAATGCCGCTTTGGTGTTACGGAAATACAATTCCTGGGCGATATAATTGGACGTGACGGCATCTCGCCAGACCCAAAACTTATCAAAAGCTTGCTTGAAACGCCGGAACCCCAAAACAAATGTGATGTTCAGCGCATGCTCGGTGTAATCAACTACTTTGCCAAGTACGTGCCACGGCTTTCTGAGCGGACTGCGCTTCTCCGAGCGCTTATCAAAGCACAGTCAGTGTTTGAGTGGACTGAAAACCACAGAAAAGAGTGGAAAGGCATCACTCAAATTCTAACCACGACCCCCGTACTCGCCATCTTTGATCCTCAAAGGCAGTCCAAAATAACATGCGATGCATCAAAAGATGGCATGGGTGCAGCGCTCTTGCAGTGTTACGATGGTGATAAGTGGCGCCCCGTGGCATATGCATCCCGTGCGCTAACACAAGCTGAGCAGCGTTATGCGCAGATTGAAAAGGAGACTCTCAGCATTTCGTTCGGCTGTGAGAAGTTTCACCACTTCGTGTACGGGCACAAAGTTTTCATTGAGACTGACCATAAACCACTCCTATCTATTGCTGCGAAAGGGATCTGCGACATGCCTCCCCGCCTTCAGAGGTTCTTTTTAAGACTTCTGAAATATGATTTCGTTTTGCAGTACGTACCAGGAAAACACCTCGTCTTGGCCGACATGCTGTCAAGATCGTCTCCGGCTAGTCACGAGGACATCGCTGGCGCCGCTGACGACGTGGAAGTGCACGCAGTGCAAGTGCTGGGCTATTTGGTCACGGACGCTACGCGACAGAAGCTGGTGCAAGAAACTGCTCGTGACGATTACTTGAGCACTGTCATCTCCAGCTTGTCAAGCGGTGAGAGCCTGCAGGGTGAACTAAAGCCGTTTTCGTCAGAGCTTTCCGTCGTGGACGGTATATTGCTGAAAGGAACAAAAGTGGTCATACCGAAAAGCATGCGACGTGAAATCTTAGGACGAATTCATACTGGGCACCTAGGATTGCAGAAATGCAAAGAAAGAGCACGACGTTTGGTTTTCTGGCCCGGGCTCAGCAGCGACATATCCCTGCTGATTCAGAGTTGCTCTACTTGTCGGAAGTTTTCATACAAGCAACCGAAAGAACCGTTACTCATGCGCCCAATCCCATTATGTGCATGGGTTCGAGTCGGTGTAGACATTTTTTCTTTTGGGGGAAGTTCGTACGTCGTAGCGTTTGACGCGCTTTCAAACTTCCCGGAAGTCCAGAAGCTCCAGGACACCACTGCAAGAACAACAATTTCCGCACTTAGCGCTATGTTTGCCAGGTATGGCGTACCTCTGGAGGTGTGCACCGACAACGGGCCCCAGTTTTCAAGTTATGAATTTGCAGAATTCGCAAGAAAATATGACTTCGCTCATGTAACATCAAGTCCGCACTTCCCACAGTCCAACGGTCTGGCAGAGAAAGGGGTACAGATCGTGAAACGCCTCCTGAAGAAAAGTGAAGACTCACACGAAGACTTTTGGCTAGGCTTGTTGGCCTACCGCTCTACACCACTTGTGGATGGCCGATCACCTGGAGAACTTCTTCAAGGCAGGCGTCTCAGGTCGAatgtaccagactttggcgacgTGCAGCCTACGTCAGTCAAAAAGCATCGTCAGAACAACGACGGAAAGCATTTATCACCCTTGGATAAAGGGTCGATCGTAAGGCTTAGGGACGCAACATGGTCCCCGAAAGGTATTGTGATGGGTAGAACGTCTCCAAGGTCCTACGACGTGGAAACAGAAGGTGGTCGGGTGTTTAGACGTAACAGACGGCATATCCTTCAGACTCGCGAACAGTGGACAGCAGAtgagagtgatgatgatgactgcggTTCGTCCGAGAGCATGTCCGCTGACTCTAGTGCAAGTACCTCCGTTGATGTTACACCGTGCCAGCCTACACACCCGCATCCTCAAGCGTCGTCCGCCGATGGCCCGACACCAACTGCAGCGCACCACGTGCCATCTCCTCCTAGGTCGACGCTAGTCCCAAGAAGATCGGGTCGCACCAGTAAGCCACCGCAGCGGCTTGGTTACGACACGTCCTTTAATCAAGTAACTTGAACTGTTGTGCTTCTTCGTTACCCCTCAGAGGATGTATCGGACATGCGCTGTCTGCGCTACCTTATCAGGGCAGCACTGATATCGCACGTGCGTTTGCCTATATAACAGCGTACCAATAAACCCTCGACTGTTTCTTGTTCCTGCCATCGTGTAGTTGCCTCGATCTTTACCAGACACACGTCGCGCACGTTACAGTTGTAGTTGCCGTTTTTGTTGTCCTTTGCGCTACCCCCTACCATGGATCTGTAGAGAACGCCTTCCGCCCGCTGCTATAAATGgcccgcgtttaaatggctagtttatagcgccact contains the following coding sequences:
- the LOC119444962 gene encoding uncharacterized protein K02A2.6-like, encoding MELLKAPPPLQLTGNLSEQWKRFKQKFDLFIVATTTKEQPRTEAAKAALLLSVAGDEALDVFNTFKFEAQESKEDYSTIVQKFESYCSEVSNEVHERYLFRSRKQADGEPFEKFLRDLKKQAAQCNFGEQRDSMIRDQIVFGTNNSKLREKMLREQQLTLVKAEEFCKVAESVAQRNEVWRATDSHIDAIAGPANVPKSRNAQDGNKQYRCTKCDRRHRPRQCPAYGKKCNICHLPNHFAVCCRETSKIAEVSKDDFDDNFDILEVGVGNRNVKDWLVEAEVKGKKLSFKVDTGSQASLLPFSAYRKMRAAGPLTAATSVLRAYNGGVITHFGTTSQEVTVGNTSATVQFFVVKHGSQAILGLEASEALGLFQRTVATVSASTDYEAVTHFQHLFQGLGCLKQPYSMVLQPTAVPVVQPARRIPLSLRGPVQEELRRLEREAIIVKENDPTDWVSPLVTVKKKDGRIRICMDPRKINEHIKREHFQLPRREDMEGELAGATIFSCLDANSGFHQIALDEQTSKICTFATPFGRYRYLRLPFGIASAPEIFQRTMTQVFEGLPGVHVYIDDILVWGANKQEHDQRLIAVMKAAEKAGLTFNAKKCRFGVTEIQFLGDIIGRDGISPDPKLIKSLLETPEPQNKCDVQRMLGVINYFAKYVPRLSERTALLRALIKAQSVFEWTENHRKEWKGITQILTTTPVLAIFDPQRQSKITCDASKDGMGAALLQCYDGDKWRPVAYASRALTQAEQRYAQIEKETLSISFGCEKFHHFVYGHKVFIETDHKPLLSIAAKGICDMPPRLQRFFLRLLKYDFVLQYVPGKHLVLADMLSRSSPASHEDIAGAADDVEVHAVQVLGYLVTDATRQKLVQETARDDYLSTVISSLSSGESLQGELKPFSSELSVVDGILLKGTKVVIPKSMRREILGRIHTGHLGLQKCKERARRLVFWPGLSSDISLLIQSCSTCRKFSYKQPKEPLLMRPIPLCAWVRVGVDIFSFGGSSYVVAFDALSNFPEVQKLQDTTARTTISALSAMFARYGVPLEVCTDNGPQFSSYEFAEFARKYDFAHVTSSPHFPQSNGLAEKGVQIVKRLLKKSEDSHEDFWLGLLAYRSTPLVDGRSPGELLQGRRLRSNVPDFGDVQPTSVKKHRQNNDGKHLSPLDKGSIVRLRDATWSPKGIVMGRTSPRSYDVETEGGRVFRRNRRHILQTREQWTADESDDDDCGSSESMSADSSASTSVDVTPCQPTHPHPQASSADGPTPTAAHHVPSPPRSTLVPRRSGRTSKPPQRLGYDTSFNQVT